A window from Clostridiales bacterium encodes these proteins:
- the metK gene encoding methionine adenosyltransferase, which yields MPAREYLFTSESVTEGHPDKMCDQISDAILDAILARETELAESGFVSPAGTAADPAYVRVACETLVTTGLVVVSGEVRTHAYVDIPSIVRSVIADIGYTRAKFGFDFETCGVVTAIHEQSPDIAQGVDESFEVQHGINGDPLDLVGAGDQGMMFGYACTETTQLMPMPIYLSHRLAERLTAVRKGGVLDYLRPDGKTQVSVRYSDGVPVSIDKILISTQHADGVDIDGLLKPDLVEHVIKPVFDLEGIDYSAAEVFVNPTGRFVIGGPMGDTGLTGRKIIVDTYGGMGRHGGGAFSGKDCTKVDRSAAYAARWVAKNVVAAGLAERCEIQLAYAIGVAHPLSVYVETFGTEKVPASAIEKAVSEVFDLRPGAIIRDLDLRRPIYRKTAAYGHFGRTDKDFSWERTDRAQALADAAGLND from the coding sequence ATGCCCGCACGCGAGTACCTGTTCACCTCAGAGTCGGTAACCGAGGGCCACCCTGACAAGATGTGCGACCAGATATCGGACGCGATCCTTGACGCGATCTTGGCCCGTGAGACCGAGCTTGCCGAGTCGGGCTTCGTTTCCCCTGCAGGTACCGCTGCCGATCCGGCATATGTTCGTGTCGCGTGCGAGACTCTCGTCACGACGGGACTGGTCGTCGTCTCGGGCGAGGTCCGCACGCATGCATACGTAGACATCCCGTCCATCGTTCGAAGCGTGATTGCCGACATCGGATACACCCGTGCGAAATTTGGATTCGACTTCGAGACGTGCGGTGTGGTCACGGCGATCCACGAGCAGAGCCCTGACATCGCACAAGGGGTAGACGAGTCATTCGAGGTCCAGCACGGCATAAACGGTGATCCTCTCGATCTTGTGGGTGCCGGTGACCAGGGGATGATGTTCGGCTACGCGTGCACGGAGACCACTCAACTCATGCCCATGCCCATCTACCTTTCCCACCGTCTCGCCGAGCGCCTAACAGCGGTACGTAAAGGCGGGGTCTTGGATTACCTTCGCCCCGACGGCAAGACCCAAGTTTCCGTGCGCTACTCCGACGGCGTGCCCGTGAGCATAGACAAGATCCTCATCTCGACCCAGCACGCCGATGGTGTCGATATTGACGGACTTCTCAAGCCAGACCTCGTCGAACACGTGATCAAGCCGGTGTTTGACCTTGAAGGCATCGACTACTCGGCTGCCGAGGTCTTCGTTAACCCCACTGGCCGCTTTGTCATCGGCGGACCTATGGGTGACACGGGCCTTACCGGGCGAAAGATCATCGTGGACACATACGGCGGCATGGGCCGCCACGGCGGCGGCGCGTTTTCGGGCAAGGACTGCACGAAGGTCGACCGCTCGGCTGCGTACGCCGCGCGCTGGGTCGCGAAGAACGTGGTCGCCGCAGGACTTGCCGAGCGATGCGAGATTCAGCTCGCCTACGCGATCGGCGTCGCCCATCCGCTCTCTGTCTACGTCGAGACGTTCGGCACCGAGAAGGTTCCCGCGAGCGCGATCGAAAAGGCCGTGAGCGAGGTGTTCGACTTGCGCCCTGGTGCTATCATCCGCGATTTGGACCTGCGCCGTCCGATCTATCGCAAGACAGCGGCGTACGGGCACTTTGGACGCACTGACAAAGACTTCAGCTGGGAGCGCACCGACCGTGCACAAGCACTCGCGGACGCTGCCGGTCTCAACGACTGA
- the priA gene encoding primosomal protein N': MRVARVVLDIPARALEAAFDYDIPSHLDAQAAVGRAVLVEFGKRRAVGHVVEIVNDSDVPRRKPVIAFLSPPRFDSVAARLAFRIAEEYVAPLADAVRLFLPPGSVPDAYVKDGEWQLKQAAVRPVIERVVERAAGSKFEPSPNARRQRALLDALSEGPLTTGELTALLGPVSDAIRRLADAGAVTITERRRRRDPLASTRPAPRHETLSAGQLQALTAIAEASPGSWVLLRGVTGSGKTEVYLRAIEEARQAGRGAIVLVPEIALTPQTVGRFRTRFGDDVAVLHSRLTPGERLDEFDRMVAGEAHIVVGARSAIFAPVRDLGIIIIDEEHETSYKQGSSPRYVTRDVARWLAYERGAVLVSGSATPSMESLYAHTRGLCALVDLPERVGAGRIPAVEVVDLTVEFAAGNRSMFSRRLADALSGVADRGEKAMLLMNRRGYASFLLCRECGFVPGCDRCSTSYTYHDTGPMLACHHCGTHVRIPADCPRCSSPYLRRFGAGTQRVAEEAARLLPNTPIIRMDADTTSARGGHERRLAEFESHSSAVLVGTQMVAKGLDYPDVTLVGVVSADTTLHLPDVRAGERTFQLLEQVAGRAGRGAAGGTVIIQTYWPQHPAIRAVACRDPSIFYASDSHDRKALGFPPYGRLANIVVTSTDSDVARTHAGVIAEALRRRDHRLEVIGPAPAPLARIKDRHRWHVLVKAGIDDALGRVVRDALDSSHAPAGVSVAPDIDPLDLS; this comes from the coding sequence GTGAGGGTAGCGCGCGTCGTTCTCGATATACCGGCGCGGGCGCTCGAAGCGGCGTTCGACTACGACATCCCGTCACACCTCGACGCGCAGGCCGCTGTCGGCCGCGCCGTGCTTGTCGAGTTTGGCAAGCGCCGTGCCGTTGGACACGTCGTCGAGATCGTCAACGACAGTGACGTACCGCGCCGTAAGCCGGTCATCGCGTTTCTCTCGCCCCCGCGGTTCGACAGTGTCGCAGCGCGACTCGCGTTTCGAATCGCCGAGGAGTACGTAGCTCCGCTGGCGGATGCCGTTCGCTTGTTCCTGCCACCCGGCTCGGTTCCGGACGCATACGTCAAAGACGGGGAGTGGCAGCTCAAGCAAGCCGCCGTTCGGCCTGTGATCGAGCGAGTCGTCGAGCGAGCGGCTGGATCGAAGTTCGAGCCGAGTCCCAACGCCCGCCGTCAACGAGCGCTACTCGACGCGCTGAGCGAAGGTCCGCTCACAACAGGAGAGCTTACCGCCCTGCTGGGTCCGGTAAGCGATGCTATCAGGCGGCTTGCGGACGCAGGCGCCGTGACCATCACCGAGAGGCGCCGACGCCGAGACCCCTTGGCGTCGACCCGGCCGGCCCCGCGGCACGAGACTCTGTCAGCAGGACAGCTGCAAGCGCTAACAGCGATCGCGGAGGCCTCGCCGGGATCATGGGTACTTCTTCGCGGCGTGACCGGATCAGGCAAAACCGAGGTCTATCTCCGAGCGATCGAGGAGGCAAGGCAGGCCGGCCGCGGCGCGATCGTCCTCGTGCCGGAGATTGCGCTCACACCCCAGACGGTCGGACGATTCCGCACGAGATTTGGTGATGATGTTGCCGTGTTGCACAGTCGGCTGACCCCGGGTGAGCGTCTCGACGAATTTGACCGGATGGTGGCAGGCGAAGCGCACATCGTGGTGGGCGCGCGTTCAGCCATCTTCGCACCGGTGAGGGATCTGGGGATCATCATCATCGACGAAGAGCATGAGACGTCATACAAGCAGGGTTCATCCCCGCGCTATGTGACGCGGGACGTGGCACGCTGGCTTGCATACGAGCGTGGCGCAGTGCTTGTGAGCGGAAGCGCGACACCTTCAATGGAATCACTGTATGCGCACACTCGTGGCCTGTGCGCGCTTGTCGACTTGCCTGAACGGGTTGGCGCAGGACGGATACCGGCTGTGGAGGTTGTTGACCTTACCGTAGAGTTTGCAGCCGGGAACCGATCGATGTTCTCGCGCCGTCTGGCCGATGCGCTCTCAGGTGTCGCTGATCGTGGCGAAAAGGCGATGCTGCTCATGAATCGCCGCGGCTACGCGTCGTTTCTTCTGTGCCGTGAGTGCGGTTTCGTTCCCGGATGCGACAGATGTTCCACCTCGTACACGTATCACGACACTGGACCGATGCTTGCATGCCACCACTGCGGCACACACGTCCGGATACCAGCCGACTGTCCCCGGTGCTCAAGTCCATACCTGCGGCGCTTCGGCGCTGGCACACAGCGCGTAGCCGAGGAGGCCGCCCGGCTGCTTCCCAACACGCCGATCATCAGAATGGATGCTGACACAACCTCGGCACGAGGTGGACATGAGCGGCGGCTCGCGGAGTTCGAGTCCCACAGCTCAGCAGTGCTGGTCGGCACCCAGATGGTCGCAAAGGGCCTGGACTACCCCGACGTCACTCTCGTCGGGGTAGTGAGCGCGGACACGACACTTCACCTTCCGGATGTGAGAGCGGGCGAACGGACGTTTCAGCTACTCGAACAGGTAGCAGGCCGGGCTGGCCGTGGAGCTGCTGGAGGGACCGTGATCATCCAGACGTACTGGCCGCAGCATCCCGCTATCAGGGCGGTTGCGTGCCGGGATCCATCCATCTTCTACGCTTCTGACAGTCACGACCGCAAGGCGCTCGGCTTCCCTCCGTACGGGCGACTCGCAAACATCGTCGTGACGTCCACCGATTCTGACGTTGCGCGTACGCACGCAGGCGTGATCGCTGAGGCCCTTCGCCGCCGAGATCACAGACTTGAGGTCATCGGTCCAGCTCCCGCTCCACTCGCACGCATCAAAGACAGACACCGCTGGCACGTGCTCGTGAAAGCCGGGATCGACGACGCGCTCGGACGAGTAGTGCGCGATGCTCTCGACTCGTCTCATGCGCCCGCGGGAGTGAGCGTCGCGCCCGACATCGACCCGCTTGACCTTTCATGA
- the def gene encoding peptide deformylase — MRIFEHPNPALKQRAADVDPTADSGLSTLVARMARAMYDAPGVGLAATQIGVQKRVIVYDVDDELVVLCNPVITERSEECESTEEGCLSVPGIGIDISRNCRVTCEALSLTGEPLRIEADGLLARVLQHEIDHLDGVLILDRCDPQTRRDAIRHRNEIYHEQSQ; from the coding sequence ATGCGGATATTCGAACACCCAAACCCAGCACTCAAGCAGCGTGCGGCGGATGTCGATCCAACCGCCGACAGCGGCCTTTCCACCCTTGTCGCACGCATGGCGCGCGCCATGTACGATGCGCCGGGAGTTGGACTCGCCGCAACACAGATCGGCGTCCAGAAGCGCGTCATCGTCTACGACGTCGACGACGAGCTTGTCGTGCTCTGCAACCCCGTGATCACTGAACGCTCCGAGGAATGTGAGTCGACCGAAGAAGGGTGTCTGTCGGTGCCTGGGATAGGCATCGACATCAGCCGCAACTGCCGGGTTACGTGCGAGGCTCTCAGTTTGACGGGTGAGCCGCTCCGGATCGAAGCCGACGGGTTACTCGCCCGTGTCCTGCAACACGAGATCGACCATCTGGACGGTGTCTTGATACTCGACCGCTGCGATCCGCAAACACGCAGGGATGCCATCCGGCACCGCAACGAGATTTATCACGAGCAGTCCCAGTGA
- the fmt gene encoding methionyl-tRNA formyltransferase, protein MKVVFMGTPAFAVPSLRSLAARHEVQAVYTRPDRPSGRGRTITMSPVNDVAASLGLEVRQPATLRDDEEVAFLDALAPDVICVAAYGLILPSAVLSVPRYCAVNVHASLLPEYRGAAPVHRAILDGKSVTGVSIMRMEEGLDTGPYASRITVQVGDSTVDELTAVLADVGAQALIDVLRDIESGSVRWTPQDDANATYAHKVTRDDVALDPTHRVDEALRRVRASTRSAPARLRVGDTILTVTKAFATATHLAPGQATFDGSRLIAGFADGSIALAEVRPAGRASMDGACFARGARFGAACSWTRCP, encoded by the coding sequence TTGAAGGTAGTGTTCATGGGGACACCAGCGTTCGCCGTACCATCGCTACGTTCGCTCGCGGCACGCCACGAGGTTCAAGCCGTCTACACACGGCCTGATCGGCCGTCTGGACGCGGCCGAACCATCACCATGTCGCCAGTAAATGACGTTGCGGCATCACTCGGACTTGAGGTACGCCAGCCCGCGACTTTGCGGGACGATGAAGAAGTCGCGTTTCTTGATGCACTGGCACCAGACGTGATCTGTGTCGCGGCGTATGGCCTCATCCTTCCCTCGGCGGTCTTGTCGGTGCCGCGATACTGTGCGGTCAACGTACACGCGTCCCTCCTTCCCGAGTACCGGGGCGCGGCTCCCGTTCACCGTGCGATTCTTGACGGAAAGAGCGTGACCGGCGTTTCGATCATGCGGATGGAGGAAGGCCTTGACACAGGACCGTACGCCTCACGGATCACCGTTCAAGTAGGTGATTCAACGGTTGATGAGTTGACCGCAGTCCTCGCCGATGTGGGTGCCCAGGCGCTCATCGATGTGCTACGCGACATTGAGTCCGGGAGCGTGAGATGGACACCGCAAGACGACGCGAATGCCACCTACGCACACAAGGTCACCCGTGATGACGTCGCGCTTGATCCCACACACCGGGTTGACGAGGCGTTGAGAAGAGTTCGCGCATCGACCCGCAGCGCTCCTGCACGACTGCGTGTAGGAGACACCATTCTCACAGTCACAAAGGCGTTCGCTACCGCCACTCACCTCGCACCAGGACAGGCCACCTTCGACGGAAGCCGTCTAATCGCCGGATTCGCCGATGGGTCGATCGCTCTGGCCGAGGTCCGCCCAGCGGGTCGTGCATCGATGGATGGTGCGTGCTTCGCGCGCGGTGCCCGGTTCGGGGCCGCGTGCAGCTGGACACGGTGCCCGTGA
- a CDS encoding methyltransferase domain-containing protein gives MISDVRRRNAWAGAIIADAIASAHLDDRDGALATRLVYGVVSAQGTLDEALDRYLSRPSRVHPAVRDVLRLAAYELLFARTPARAVVHEAVESARHIQPSSAGMTNAVLRRLATDAPSFPWGDPRREPDALARATGHPLWLVELLVSEIGWDAAHAFLNASLAPAPTYLAHNPFAGSLDDLLAELQAVGGAPELCSPLGCVRADVPRAALRSPAMARGACVSVDAAAQVIASLASPPPGGVAVDCATGRGTKTLLMQADAVRCGSAARIVAADINASKVKRLQERMAFLGVPGVDARVADLTDMRAIETLGGQSSADVVLLDAPCSNLGTLRRHPERTWRITPRDIDTLARLGQLMLETASRLVRPGGFVVYSTCTVTQRENTDVIEAFLSSETGTRFVTSPVGERLPEEWRHCVTSQGWFQSLPAPGGPDGHFAAMLWCVR, from the coding sequence GTGATTTCCGACGTTCGCCGGCGTAACGCGTGGGCAGGAGCGATCATAGCCGATGCAATTGCATCGGCTCACCTTGACGACAGAGACGGTGCCCTTGCCACTCGGCTCGTCTATGGAGTCGTGTCGGCTCAGGGCACGCTCGACGAAGCCTTAGACAGGTACCTTTCACGTCCCTCGCGCGTTCACCCCGCCGTACGAGACGTGTTGCGCCTTGCCGCGTATGAGCTTCTGTTCGCTCGAACTCCAGCGCGCGCGGTGGTGCACGAGGCGGTCGAGTCCGCGAGGCACATCCAGCCATCCAGTGCCGGGATGACGAACGCGGTTCTCAGGCGGCTCGCAACCGATGCGCCCTCTTTTCCGTGGGGGGATCCCCGCAGGGAGCCAGACGCGCTTGCGCGAGCCACGGGTCACCCGCTGTGGCTCGTAGAACTGCTCGTCTCAGAGATCGGCTGGGACGCCGCACACGCGTTCCTGAACGCATCGCTGGCTCCCGCGCCCACATACCTTGCGCACAATCCGTTCGCCGGATCCCTCGACGATCTATTGGCTGAACTTCAAGCCGTTGGCGGTGCTCCGGAACTCTGCTCGCCCCTAGGATGCGTACGAGCCGACGTACCTCGTGCGGCGCTTCGCTCTCCCGCGATGGCGCGCGGCGCGTGCGTCTCTGTCGATGCGGCTGCTCAGGTGATCGCCTCACTGGCGTCACCACCGCCTGGGGGAGTCGCGGTTGATTGCGCTACTGGCCGAGGCACCAAAACACTCCTGATGCAGGCCGACGCCGTCCGCTGCGGATCGGCCGCTCGAATCGTGGCCGCTGATATCAACGCCAGCAAGGTGAAGCGGCTTCAAGAGCGGATGGCGTTCCTCGGCGTTCCCGGAGTTGACGCCAGAGTAGCCGATCTAACGGACATGCGTGCGATTGAGACACTCGGAGGACAGTCCTCTGCCGATGTGGTGCTTCTCGACGCGCCATGTTCCAACCTCGGCACTTTGCGACGCCATCCTGAGCGTACCTGGCGGATTACTCCCCGCGACATCGACACGCTGGCACGCCTCGGCCAACTGATGCTCGAGACCGCTTCTCGTCTTGTTCGTCCCGGCGGTTTCGTGGTGTACTCGACGTGCACGGTGACTCAACGTGAGAATACCGATGTCATCGAGGCCTTCCTATCGAGCGAAACCGGTACGCGGTTCGTGACTAGCCCGGTGGGTGAACGCCTGCCGGAGGAGTGGCGGCACTGCGTGACCTCACAGGGGTGGTTTCAGAGCCTGCCTGCGCCTGGAGGCCCTGATGGGCACTTCGCCGCCATGCTTTGGTGTGTGCGGTAG
- the glpX gene encoding class II fructose-bisphosphatase has protein sequence MRSTRIVEMLEVTEAAALAAARWMGRGDKHAADAAAVEAMRKAFDTLDISGEVVIGEGERDEAPMLYIGEKVGAGGEEIDIAVDPLEGTNLTAYGQPNSLAVLAFGPKGSLLNAPDTYMNKVATGPAAANLVHIDAPPAENVRNVARALNRPVEDIVVCILDRDRHTDLIREVREAGARIRLISDGDVFGAVSTAIEGTGIHLYLGIGAAPEGVLAASAMRCIGGCFMGRFAFRNAEERARAERMATCDIDGVLDMDCLVASDEGAFIATGVTDGELLRGVKYFGQGARTHSIAMDNQTGTVRFIETVYRTGAEKFWVRRD, from the coding sequence ATGCGTAGCACGCGTATCGTCGAGATGCTTGAGGTCACGGAGGCCGCCGCACTGGCAGCCGCCAGGTGGATGGGCAGGGGAGACAAGCATGCGGCGGACGCCGCCGCCGTGGAAGCCATGCGCAAGGCTTTCGACACGCTCGACATCAGCGGTGAAGTAGTGATTGGTGAGGGAGAGCGTGATGAAGCCCCGATGCTCTACATCGGCGAGAAGGTCGGCGCTGGAGGCGAAGAGATCGACATAGCGGTCGACCCGCTGGAAGGAACCAATCTCACCGCGTACGGTCAGCCCAACTCACTTGCGGTCCTTGCGTTTGGACCGAAGGGGTCACTTCTCAACGCGCCTGATACGTACATGAACAAGGTGGCAACGGGTCCTGCCGCGGCGAATCTCGTCCACATTGATGCGCCACCCGCGGAAAACGTCCGCAACGTCGCGCGGGCGCTCAACCGGCCGGTTGAGGACATCGTGGTGTGTATCCTCGATCGCGACCGACACACCGATCTCATTCGCGAGGTGCGCGAGGCCGGCGCACGTATCAGACTTATCAGCGATGGCGACGTGTTTGGCGCGGTCTCAACGGCAATCGAGGGGACTGGCATTCATCTGTACCTTGGTATCGGAGCAGCGCCTGAAGGAGTGCTTGCCGCATCTGCGATGCGCTGCATAGGCGGTTGCTTCATGGGGCGGTTCGCATTCAGGAACGCCGAGGAGCGTGCACGTGCCGAGCGGATGGCGACGTGCGACATCGACGGAGTGCTCGACATGGATTGCCTGGTGGCGTCGGACGAAGGCGCGTTCATAGCGACCGGCGTGACCGACGGTGAGCTCCTGCGAGGCGTCAAGTACTTCGGGCAAGGTGCGCGAACGCACTCGATAGCGATGGACAACCAGACCGGGACGGTCCGGTTCATCGAGACGGTTTATCGAACCGGTGCCGAGAAGTTCTGGGTACGCAGGGATTAG
- a CDS encoding PASTA domain-containing protein: MTMTHSNNDISHDVGSRAEAPLVIRERPSRAPFVSRFLIASIAALVAVTALALTFGGWMYAAAAVAVPEVTGLAEGVARTRISQAGLSVGTIEKRFDQAPEGIVLAQFPDPAQQVRRGTQVSLVVSAGTEEFLMPDVTGLGIAAARGRLEQAGLVVRIEAVVSEAPVDTVVETVPAPGSRVRTAEVVRIRIAAEGSATSALLPYRMEDLVFVIDPEPPAIGDVDITFEVSRRLRSLVEASGARVVVTRSTTETDVVPTVRAERALEATPVVTAFIGIDAPETPPGGIAVLSPYDDVPASREPGVALVDELVVLLSQPDIPVQRVFLADDPVARDVPAPAVRVRVGSFGVPEDLAAFRDPTWADTIARAIYRALGERFASR; the protein is encoded by the coding sequence ATGACGATGACACACTCAAACAATGATATCTCGCACGACGTCGGCTCACGTGCCGAGGCGCCACTCGTGATCCGGGAGCGCCCTTCACGTGCACCGTTCGTTTCGCGTTTTCTTATCGCAAGCATCGCCGCCCTCGTGGCAGTAACCGCCCTTGCGCTGACGTTCGGTGGCTGGATGTACGCTGCCGCAGCGGTCGCGGTCCCTGAGGTCACCGGCCTTGCCGAGGGCGTTGCCCGGACGCGAATCTCCCAGGCAGGGCTTAGTGTAGGAACGATCGAGAAGCGCTTCGACCAGGCTCCCGAAGGCATCGTGCTCGCCCAGTTCCCTGATCCCGCGCAGCAGGTCAGGCGCGGCACTCAGGTCTCTCTCGTTGTCTCGGCCGGTACCGAGGAGTTTCTCATGCCAGACGTCACCGGCTTGGGAATCGCGGCCGCTCGCGGCCGTCTCGAACAGGCTGGGCTCGTCGTGCGCATCGAGGCTGTGGTGTCCGAGGCGCCCGTTGACACAGTCGTCGAGACCGTGCCAGCTCCTGGTTCCCGCGTCAGAACCGCGGAAGTCGTCAGAATCCGCATCGCCGCGGAGGGATCAGCCACAAGCGCCCTGCTCCCGTACCGTATGGAAGACCTCGTCTTCGTGATCGACCCAGAGCCTCCCGCTATCGGTGATGTCGACATCACATTCGAGGTTTCACGCCGGCTCCGTTCGCTGGTTGAAGCATCGGGAGCTCGTGTTGTCGTGACTCGCTCGACCACCGAGACAGATGTAGTCCCCACGGTGAGAGCGGAGCGCGCGCTCGAGGCGACACCGGTCGTCACTGCGTTCATCGGCATCGACGCCCCGGAGACTCCTCCTGGCGGCATCGCGGTGTTATCGCCCTATGATGATGTGCCTGCCTCACGTGAACCCGGCGTCGCTCTCGTCGATGAGCTCGTCGTTCTTCTCTCTCAACCGGACATCCCCGTCCAGCGTGTTTTCCTTGCCGATGACCCCGTCGCCCGTGATGTGCCAGCTCCAGCCGTGCGTGTGCGCGTAGGGTCATTTGGGGTCCCCGAGGATCTCGCCGCTTTTCGAGATCCCACGTGGGCTGACACGATCGCCCGAGCGATCTATCGCGCGCTCGGCGAACGTTTCGCTTCCCGCTGA
- the thiT gene encoding energy-coupled thiamine transporter ThiT, with translation MDRHRTRILIEIALCVALATVLSFLPMPRLPQGGTIGLSMIPLFVIAFRHGIGPGLATGALYGLVDLLVNPYIVHWVQPVLDYPLAYALVGLSGVMSARIMRALKATSAGGFAAWLTLGIAFGAIGRFLAHFVSGVIFFGQYAPEGQPVWIYSAVYNASFIVPSAIAALIVCLVVVPIVHRAVPAMRSGEAA, from the coding sequence ATGGACAGGCACAGAACCCGTATCCTGATCGAGATCGCGCTGTGTGTTGCGCTTGCGACCGTGCTTTCGTTTCTGCCTATGCCCCGGTTGCCCCAGGGTGGCACGATCGGCCTCAGCATGATCCCCCTGTTCGTGATCGCCTTTCGGCATGGGATCGGTCCGGGCCTCGCAACAGGTGCTCTCTATGGACTTGTTGATCTCCTGGTCAACCCATACATCGTCCATTGGGTCCAACCTGTACTCGACTATCCGCTCGCGTACGCGCTCGTTGGATTGTCAGGAGTGATGTCCGCTCGGATCATGCGCGCGTTGAAAGCCACCAGCGCTGGCGGTTTCGCTGCGTGGCTCACGCTCGGCATAGCCTTTGGGGCCATCGGGCGCTTCTTGGCACACTTCGTATCTGGTGTGATCTTTTTTGGACAGTACGCCCCCGAGGGTCAACCTGTCTGGATCTACTCGGCGGTTTATAACGCGAGTTTCATAGTTCCGTCAGCCATTGCGGCGCTCATCGTCTGCCTTGTGGTGGTGCCAATCGTCCACAGGGCCGTTCCGGCAATGCGCTCAGGAGAGGCCGCATGA
- a CDS encoding thiamine diphosphokinase has product MSPDCETLVVCAAPVAGKTSFYARLLSVFERIVAVDGGAALCLEVGRIPDLIVGDFDSLHPNVRAECARLGVPERVFPADKDVSDLDLALAALAGDDISEVTITACWGGRLDHTLAAIGAAARSDEFAVNIADPGLNGWVLSERVRPHLELLGRGSTVSLIAVQCSARVSCSGVRYPLERELLSPLSTWGLSNVICEPVANVSVHEGRLVVLSPRVGDVPSATAPRL; this is encoded by the coding sequence ATGAGTCCGGATTGTGAGACGCTCGTTGTCTGCGCCGCGCCAGTCGCTGGCAAGACATCGTTTTACGCCAGGCTGCTTTCTGTCTTCGAAAGGATCGTCGCCGTCGATGGCGGAGCGGCTCTCTGCCTTGAGGTGGGACGCATCCCTGATCTCATCGTTGGAGACTTTGACTCCCTCCACCCCAACGTACGCGCTGAGTGCGCTCGTCTTGGCGTGCCAGAGCGTGTCTTTCCCGCGGACAAGGACGTGAGCGACCTCGATCTCGCCCTCGCCGCGCTAGCGGGAGATGACATCTCCGAGGTCACGATCACAGCATGCTGGGGCGGGCGGCTTGATCACACCCTTGCGGCGATCGGCGCCGCTGCTCGCAGCGACGAATTCGCGGTGAACATCGCAGACCCCGGCCTGAACGGCTGGGTGCTCTCCGAGCGCGTGCGGCCACACCTGGAACTGCTCGGCAGGGGTTCTACCGTGTCGCTTATCGCTGTCCAGTGCTCCGCTCGTGTGTCGTGTAGCGGCGTCCGGTACCCGCTTGAACGTGAGCTTCTGTCCCCGCTGTCAACATGGGGGCTCAGCAACGTCATCTGCGAACCAGTAGCAAACGTGAGCGTGCACGAGGGGAGACTCGTCGTGCTGTCTCCGCGGGTCGGAGATGTACCGTCAGCGACCGCTCCGAGATTGTAG